GCCCGACGTGGTGTTCTCGAACCCGAACTATCGTCCGGAGATGGAGGGCCTGGAGGTCCCGTACGATACCTACGCCCATATCGACGGCTCCGACCTGATCCGGGACGACGACGGCACCTTCTACGTGCTGGAGGACAACGCCCGCTGCCCGTCCGGCGTGTCCTACATGGTCGAGAACCGGCACCTGATGCTGCGTACCTTCCCCGATCTCATCGAGGATCAGCCGGTGCGCTCGGTCTCGAACTATGGCCAGCGCCTGCGGGCGGCGCTCGGGGAGATCGCCCCGCAGGGCGTCGACGACCCCACGGTGGTCCTGCTGTCACCGGGCACCTACAACTCGGCCTACTTCGAGCACATCTTCCTCGCCCGCGAGATGGGCGTCGCACTGGTCGAAGGCCGCGATCTGGTCACCGAGGACGACCGCGTGTACGTCAAGACGATCCGCGGCCTGCAGCCGGTCCACGTGATCTATCGGCGCATCAACGACGACGCCCTCGATCCGCGCGCGTTCGATCCCAACAGCCTGCTCGGCGTACCCGGGCTGTTCCAGGCGTACCGCAAGGGCAACGTGGCGCTGGCGAACGCCATCGGCACCGGAGTGGCCGACGACAAGGCACTGTATGCCTATATGCCGCGTCTGATCCGGTATTACCTGGACGAGGACCCGATCCTGCCCAACGTGCAGACGAACCTCTGCCGCGAGAAGGAAGGCCTGCAGTACACGCTGGATCACCTCGACGAACTGGTGGTCAAACCGGTCGGCGAGGCAGGCGGCTATGGCATCACGGTCGGCCCCCACGCCACGAAGGAAGAACTCGAAACCTGCCGCCAGCAGATTCTCGACCGGCCGCACAACTGGGTCAGCCAGCCGATGATCAGCCTGTCGGTCGCGCCCACGCTGGTCGACGGCGGCATCGAGCCGCGCCATGTCGATCTGCGCACGTTCGCGGTGACCGGGCGCGATACCTGGGTTGCGCCGGGCGGTCTCTCGCGGGTCGCGCTGCGCAAGGGCTCGCTGATCGTGAACTCGTCCCAGGGTGGCGGCTCGAAAGACACCTGGGTGCTGGAATGAACGGTGCTGGAATGAGCCGCACGGGACCGGACGCAAGGAGTACCGGATGAGCAATCTGCTGTCGCGCTATGCCGACGCCATCTTCTGGATGGCCCGCTACGTCGAACGGGCCGAGGACCTCGCGCGCGTGCTGGACGTCACCGAGACGTTCTCGCGTGATTCACGCGGCGGCCAGAACTGGCGCTCGATCCTGGAGCTGTACGACGACGTGCCGGCGTTCTTCCGCGAATACGGCGAGGCGTCGGCGGCGGCCGTGATCCGGTTCTACACGCTCGACGACCGCAACACCGCTTCCATCCTGTCGAACCTCGGCATGGCGCGCTCGAACGCGCGCACCCTGCGACCGCTGATCTCGACCGAGATGTGGACGCAGCTCAACATCTTCTACAACCGGCTGCGCGCGCTCGGCCCGCAGGAGATTGCAGAACCCAGGCTGGCCCGGTTCTGCTCCATGATCAAGGAAGGCTGCCAGACCCACACGGGGATCACCGAGGGCACGTTCTATCGCGACGAGGGCTGGTGTTTTTACCAGCTCGGCAAGCAGCTCGAACGCGCCGACCAGACCACCCGCCTGCTCGACAGCAAGTACCACAACGTCCTGCCCTCGCCGGA
The window above is part of the Halofilum ochraceum genome. Proteins encoded here:
- a CDS encoding circularly permuted type 2 ATP-grasp protein: MNEVAERTGLLADYDPGGRYCELFGPPSMQAPIPHTQALRERLARMSLDDLRERAHDAELELYNFGITFTVYTQKDAIDRILPFDAIPRPIPPDEWQTLETGVRQRVTAINRFLRDVYHERHVFSDGIVPPDVVFSNPNYRPEMEGLEVPYDTYAHIDGSDLIRDDDGTFYVLEDNARCPSGVSYMVENRHLMLRTFPDLIEDQPVRSVSNYGQRLRAALGEIAPQGVDDPTVVLLSPGTYNSAYFEHIFLAREMGVALVEGRDLVTEDDRVYVKTIRGLQPVHVIYRRINDDALDPRAFDPNSLLGVPGLFQAYRKGNVALANAIGTGVADDKALYAYMPRLIRYYLDEDPILPNVQTNLCREKEGLQYTLDHLDELVVKPVGEAGGYGITVGPHATKEELETCRQQILDRPHNWVSQPMISLSVAPTLVDGGIEPRHVDLRTFAVTGRDTWVAPGGLSRVALRKGSLIVNSSQGGGSKDTWVLE
- a CDS encoding alpha-E domain-containing protein — translated: MSNLLSRYADAIFWMARYVERAEDLARVLDVTETFSRDSRGGQNWRSILELYDDVPAFFREYGEASAAAVIRFYTLDDRNTASILSNLGMARSNARTLRPLISTEMWTQLNIFYNRLRALGPQEIAEPRLARFCSMIKEGCQTHTGITEGTFYRDEGWCFYQLGKQLERADQTTRLLDSKYHNVLPSPEDVGSQVDVSRWNALLRSAAGYHAFRKIHPRGMTPGDVAGFMLFHEGFPRSVAACVDEVGERLTQLRSAYNIPGATAAMGRLDDLRTLLDTDIDGVIAFGLHEYLDRVQQYLNALSIEIGRDLLGHAPVSTSAT